Proteins found in one Microbacterium sp. SSM24 genomic segment:
- a CDS encoding NADPH-dependent F420 reductase, producing the protein MSSFTIIGTGSMGDAIGGMLAAGGNDVIHVTRDQVGTAPIVGDIVILAVPYPAVADIVSRAGEQLAGKVVVDITNPLDFETFDSLVVPVGSSAAAELQAALPQSSVLKAFNTNFAGTISTKQVGGVPTTVLVAGDDAAAKATLSAAIVAGGLGAIDAGSLARAHELEAMGFLQLTLAVGEQLPWTAGFAIVR; encoded by the coding sequence ATGAGCAGCTTCACGATCATCGGAACAGGCAGCATGGGCGACGCGATCGGCGGGATGCTCGCCGCCGGCGGCAACGACGTGATCCACGTCACGCGCGACCAGGTCGGCACCGCGCCCATCGTGGGCGACATCGTGATCCTCGCCGTCCCGTACCCTGCTGTGGCCGACATCGTCTCGCGAGCCGGCGAGCAGCTCGCCGGCAAGGTCGTGGTCGACATCACCAACCCGCTCGACTTCGAGACCTTCGACTCGCTGGTCGTCCCTGTCGGCAGCTCGGCAGCCGCCGAACTCCAGGCCGCACTTCCGCAGTCGTCCGTACTCAAGGCCTTCAACACCAACTTCGCCGGCACGATCTCGACCAAACAGGTCGGCGGTGTGCCCACGACCGTTCTGGTCGCGGGGGATGACGCGGCCGCGAAGGCCACTCTCTCCGCGGCCATCGTTGCGGGAGGTCTCGGTGCAATCGACGCCGGCTCGCTGGCGCGCGCGCACGAACTCGAGGCGATGGGCTTCCTGCAGCTGACGCTCGCCGTGGGAGAGCAGCTCCCCTGGACTGCCGGCTTCGCGATCGTGCGCTGA
- a CDS encoding MarR family winged helix-turn-helix transcriptional regulator, producing the protein MDALRYDERVAVARLRALLELLPTALDRRLADAGIGSFEFTLLEALHEAELRRLRLTALAARTNATLPRLSRVVTGLERKGLVTRAACEEDGRATNAVLTDAGEAVYSEAAPLYERAVRETILDGLDGDGVQQLAGISFAILDKLDPDRRLAVSAPGGEAVDRASQNTSASRDDSECAADPAAT; encoded by the coding sequence ATGGACGCGCTCAGGTATGACGAACGCGTGGCGGTGGCGCGCCTGCGGGCACTGCTGGAGCTGCTTCCCACCGCGCTCGACCGCCGGCTGGCCGACGCCGGCATCGGCTCCTTCGAGTTCACGCTCTTGGAGGCGCTGCACGAAGCGGAGCTGCGGCGACTTCGGCTGACAGCCCTGGCCGCCCGCACCAATGCCACCCTCCCCCGGCTCTCCCGAGTCGTCACGGGACTCGAACGTAAGGGGTTGGTCACGCGCGCCGCGTGCGAGGAAGACGGCCGCGCCACGAACGCCGTTCTGACGGATGCCGGCGAGGCCGTCTACTCCGAGGCTGCGCCGCTGTACGAGCGGGCCGTGCGGGAGACGATCTTGGACGGGCTCGACGGTGACGGGGTGCAGCAACTGGCCGGCATCTCGTTCGCCATCCTCGACAAGCTCGATCCCGACCGACGGCTGGCCGTGAGCGCGCCCGGGGGCGAAGCGGTCGACCGCGCCTCTCAGAACACAAGTGCATCCCGTGACGACAGCGAGTGCGCGGCGGATCCCGCTGCGACCTGA
- a CDS encoding DUF3237 domain-containing protein: protein MSEPIVPELVRAFDVTVRLGPVEDHGATRAGHRRVIPIVGGEISGAIEATILPGGADWQLVRTDGALEIDGRYSARTADDDLLFLQVSGVRSGPPDVLAALLAGEDVAPTEYYFRTALRIETSAPALASLEHAVFVASCIRHAATVRYTAFRVT from the coding sequence GTGAGCGAGCCGATCGTTCCCGAGCTCGTTCGGGCTTTCGACGTCACCGTCAGGCTGGGACCCGTCGAGGATCACGGCGCCACCCGGGCCGGACATCGGCGAGTCATTCCGATCGTGGGCGGTGAGATCAGCGGGGCGATCGAGGCGACGATCCTGCCCGGTGGAGCCGACTGGCAGCTCGTACGCACCGACGGCGCGCTCGAGATCGACGGCCGCTACTCGGCCCGCACGGCCGACGACGACCTCCTGTTTCTGCAGGTGTCCGGCGTTCGCAGCGGGCCCCCCGACGTTCTCGCAGCATTGCTCGCCGGGGAGGACGTGGCGCCGACCGAGTACTACTTCAGAACGGCGTTGCGGATCGAGACATCGGCACCTGCTCTGGCGTCACTCGAGCACGCGGTGTTCGTGGCATCCTGCATCAGGCACGCGGCGACCGTGCGGTACACCGCGTTCCGCGTGACCTGA
- a CDS encoding DUF2255 family protein: MTGWTDAELRELHRAGEVRVAGRRADGSSRTLTIVWHVVVDGDLYLRSVKGPDGAWFKGVARHFEGFLRWDGTTRAVAYTLDVSHDDAIDAAYFAKYGQGSATRSITTSLARQTTLRVDPR, translated from the coding sequence ATGACCGGATGGACTGACGCCGAGCTGCGAGAACTGCACCGCGCCGGTGAGGTGAGAGTCGCGGGACGCCGTGCCGACGGCTCGAGTCGCACCCTCACCATCGTGTGGCACGTCGTCGTCGACGGCGACCTCTACCTGCGGTCGGTCAAGGGGCCGGACGGCGCGTGGTTCAAAGGTGTCGCCCGCCACTTCGAGGGCTTCCTCCGCTGGGACGGCACCACCCGGGCTGTCGCGTACACGCTCGACGTGTCGCACGATGACGCGATCGACGCGGCCTACTTCGCCAAGTACGGCCAGGGATCGGCCACCCGTTCGATCACCACCTCGCTTGCCCGGCAGACCACGCTGCGCGTCGACCCGCGCTGA
- a CDS encoding cupin domain-containing protein gives MNIEPVAPTVKNPPDKFAGDVWLDPIATPHEADQRMTVATVRFAPGGRTAWHSHARGQYVRVTQGVARFGHRDGTIIDVPAGQTLYTPPGEDHWHAAAPGCFMEHIAMLEAGDDPATTTIWKEHITDAEYRGTASEGADDDRMD, from the coding sequence ATGAACATCGAACCCGTGGCGCCCACAGTGAAGAACCCGCCGGACAAGTTCGCTGGAGACGTGTGGCTCGACCCGATCGCCACCCCGCATGAAGCGGATCAGCGGATGACGGTGGCGACGGTGCGGTTCGCGCCCGGCGGCCGCACCGCTTGGCACTCTCACGCCCGCGGCCAGTACGTGCGCGTCACCCAGGGCGTCGCGCGCTTCGGGCACCGCGACGGCACGATCATCGACGTGCCGGCCGGCCAGACTCTGTACACCCCGCCGGGGGAGGACCACTGGCATGCCGCTGCGCCCGGATGCTTCATGGAGCACATCGCGATGCTCGAAGCGGGCGATGACCCGGCGACGACCACGATCTGGAAAGAGCACATCACCGACGCCGAGTACCGCGGCACGGCGAGCGAAGGAGCCGACGATGACCGGATGGACTGA
- a CDS encoding aldo/keto reductase, whose translation MEYRPLGRTGVKVSPLCVGTMMFGPWGNQDEADSIRITHAALDAGINVVDTADVYSAGVSEEITGKALKGRRDEVVLATKFFMPMDPDDPNQRGGSRRWIIRAVEDSLRRLDTDYIDLYQVHRPSPDTDVEETLGALSDLVHQGKIRYIGSSSYSGSQIVEAQWASQQRNLERFVTEQPPYSILVRGIEDDVLPTARRHGMGTLTYSPLAGGWLTGRWRKDSPSAPTSSARPSARFDMTSPANQRKLDIVEDLAAVADEAGLSMIELAIAFVINHPGVTAAIVGPRTMEQLESYLPAAGVVLSPAVLDRIDGIVAPGVTINPDDNSYGAHELLPAARRRGSIR comes from the coding sequence ATGGAGTACCGTCCGCTGGGCCGCACAGGGGTGAAAGTCAGCCCGCTCTGCGTGGGCACGATGATGTTCGGCCCCTGGGGTAACCAGGACGAGGCGGACAGCATCCGCATCACTCACGCCGCACTGGATGCCGGGATCAACGTCGTCGACACCGCCGACGTCTACTCGGCCGGGGTGTCGGAGGAGATCACCGGCAAAGCGTTGAAGGGACGCCGCGACGAGGTCGTGCTGGCGACGAAGTTCTTCATGCCGATGGATCCGGACGACCCGAACCAGCGCGGCGGGTCTCGCAGATGGATCATCCGCGCGGTCGAGGACTCGCTCCGGCGCCTGGATACCGACTACATCGACCTCTACCAGGTGCACCGCCCGAGCCCGGATACCGACGTCGAGGAGACTCTCGGCGCCCTGTCCGACCTCGTCCACCAGGGCAAGATCCGCTACATCGGGAGCTCATCGTATTCGGGGTCGCAGATCGTGGAGGCGCAGTGGGCGTCGCAGCAGCGGAACCTCGAGCGATTCGTCACCGAGCAGCCCCCGTACTCGATCCTGGTGAGGGGGATCGAGGACGACGTGCTCCCCACGGCCCGGCGTCACGGGATGGGCACGCTCACGTACAGCCCGCTCGCGGGGGGATGGCTCACCGGGCGGTGGCGGAAGGACTCCCCGTCGGCGCCGACCTCGAGCGCTCGACCGTCCGCGCGATTCGACATGACCTCGCCCGCGAACCAACGCAAGCTCGACATCGTCGAGGACCTCGCCGCGGTCGCCGACGAGGCGGGTCTGTCGATGATCGAGCTCGCGATCGCTTTCGTGATCAACCACCCGGGGGTCACCGCTGCCATCGTCGGGCCCCGCACGATGGAGCAGCTCGAGTCGTACCTGCCGGCGGCCGGTGTCGTGCTGAGCCCGGCCGTCCTGGACCGGATCGACGGGATCGTCGCGCCGGGCGTCACCATCAACCCCGACGACAACAGCTACGGCGCGCACGAGCTGCTCCCGGCTGCACGGCGACGCGGCAGCATCCGATGA